The proteins below come from a single Anguilla rostrata isolate EN2019 chromosome 3, ASM1855537v3, whole genome shotgun sequence genomic window:
- the tifa gene encoding TRAF-interacting protein with FHA domain-containing protein A isoform X1, with protein MITGYWNSGVGADRKGEEKPSVMQGSSETEEYLTCLHVQLYHPKQADGRVYALMPLNRRQKHPAEEPLRLGRDEESCTFILADQRVSRKHLSIQAFRSPRCSELLFQVQNLSRRGFLSVNGARLEYLHWAELPGKALVRFGDHQLLVRREPGDGLGAFEVEFCVSPAPPCQELGGGTGCPAGRPSWTGAASCRRAPRSPPRRPPWRRTRRRTCPEGPPPPGKKASLGAVGCPPERPGLWNRLEHSVQAPPVPLRSSLIPVTVRELRGQPATGK; from the exons ATGATAACG GGTTACTGGAACTCCGGGGTCGGCGCTGACAGGAAAGGGGAAGAGAAACCGTCTGTCATGCAGGGTTCGTCCGAGACCGAGGAGTACCTGACGTGCCTCCACGTTCAGCTCTACCACCCCAAGCAGGCCGACGGGCGCGTCTACGCCCTGATGCCCCTCAACCGGCGGCAGAAGCACCCGGCCGAGGAGCCGCTGCGGCTGGGCCGCGACGAGGAGAGCTGCACCTTCATCCTGGCCGACCAGCGCGTCTCCCGCAAGCATCTGTCCATCCAGGCCTTCCGCTCGCCGCGCTGCTCCGAGCTGCTCTTCCAGGTGCAGAACCTCAGCCGGCGGGGCTTCCTGTCGGTGAACGGCGCCCGGCTGGAGTACCTGCACTGGGCCGAGCTGCCCGGCAAGGCGCTGGTGCGCTTCGGCGACCACCAGCTGCTCGTCCGCCGGGAGCCCGGCGACGGCCTGGGCGCCTTCGAGGTGGAGTTCTGCGTCTCGCCCGCGCCCCCCTGCCAGGAGCTCGGCGGCGGGACGGGGTGCCCTGCAGGGCGCCCGTCGTGGACGGGGGCGGCCAGCTGCCGCCGAGCCCCTCGCTCCCCTCCCCGCAGACCCCCCTGGAGACGGACGAGGAGACGTACCTGTCCtgagggtccccccccccccgggaaaAAGGCCTCGCTCGGGGCTGTGGGGTGCCCCCCAGAGCGCCCAGGACTCTGGAACAGACTAGAACATTCCGTTCAGGCTCCTCCTGTTCCCCTACGCTCATCCCTCATCCCAGTGACCGTGCGTGAACTTAGGGGGCAGCCGGCAACGGGAAAGTGA
- the tifa gene encoding TRAF-interacting protein with FHA domain-containing protein A isoform X2, with product MITGYWNSGVGADRKGEEKPSVMQGSSETEEYLTCLHVQLYHPKQADGRVYALMPLNRRQKHPAEEPLRLGRDEESCTFILADQRVSRKHLSIQAFRSPRCSELLFQVQNLSRRGFLSVNGARLEYLHWAELPGKALVRFGDHQLLVRREPGDGLGAFEVEFCVSPAPPCQELGGGTGCPAGRPSWTGAASCRRAPRSPPRRPPWRRTRRRTCPEGPPPPGKKASLGAVGCPPERPGLWNRLEHSVQAPPVPLRSSLSSVTMRELRGQPATGN from the exons ATGATAACG GGTTACTGGAACTCCGGGGTCGGCGCTGACAGGAAAGGGGAAGAGAAACCGTCTGTCATGCAGGGTTCGTCCGAGACCGAGGAGTACCTGACGTGCCTCCACGTTCAGCTCTACCACCCCAAGCAGGCCGACGGGCGCGTCTACGCCCTGATGCCCCTCAACCGGCGGCAGAAGCACCCGGCCGAGGAGCCGCTGCGGCTGGGCCGCGACGAGGAGAGCTGCACCTTCATCCTGGCCGACCAGCGCGTCTCCCGCAAGCATCTGTCCATCCAGGCCTTCCGCTCGCCGCGCTGCTCCGAGCTGCTCTTCCAGGTGCAGAACCTCAGCCGGCGGGGCTTCCTGTCGGTGAACGGCGCCCGGCTGGAGTACCTGCACTGGGCCGAGCTGCCCGGCAAGGCGCTGGTGCGCTTCGGCGACCACCAGCTGCTCGTCCGCCGGGAGCCCGGCGACGGCCTGGGCGCCTTCGAGGTGGAGTTCTGCGTCTCGCCCGCGCCCCCCTGCCAGGAGCTCGGCGGCGGGACGGGGTGCCCTGCAGGGCGCCCGTCGTGGACGGGGGCGGCCAGCTGCCGCCGAGCCCCTCGCTCCCCTCCCCGCAGACCCCCCTGGAGACGGACGAGGAGACGTACCTGTCCtgagggtccccccccccccgggaaaAAGGCCTCGCTCGGGGCTGTGGGGTGCCCCCCAGAGCGCCCAGGACTCTGGAACAGACTAGAACATTCCGTTCAG GCTCCTCCTGTTCCCCTACGCTCATCCCTGTCATCAGTGACCATGCGTGAACTTAGGGGGCAGCCGGCAACGGGGAACTGA
- the tifa gene encoding TRAF-interacting protein with FHA domain-containing protein A isoform X3 yields the protein MQGSSETEEYLTCLHVQLYHPKQADGRVYALMPLNRRQKHPAEEPLRLGRDEESCTFILADQRVSRKHLSIQAFRSPRCSELLFQVQNLSRRGFLSVNGARLEYLHWAELPGKALVRFGDHQLLVRREPGDGLGAFEVEFCVSPAPPCQELGGGTGCPAGRPSWTGAASCRRAPRSPPRRPPWRRTRRRTCPEGPPPPGKKASLGAVGCPPERPGLWNRLEHSVQAPPVPLRSSLIPVTVRELRGQPATGK from the coding sequence ATGCAGGGTTCGTCCGAGACCGAGGAGTACCTGACGTGCCTCCACGTTCAGCTCTACCACCCCAAGCAGGCCGACGGGCGCGTCTACGCCCTGATGCCCCTCAACCGGCGGCAGAAGCACCCGGCCGAGGAGCCGCTGCGGCTGGGCCGCGACGAGGAGAGCTGCACCTTCATCCTGGCCGACCAGCGCGTCTCCCGCAAGCATCTGTCCATCCAGGCCTTCCGCTCGCCGCGCTGCTCCGAGCTGCTCTTCCAGGTGCAGAACCTCAGCCGGCGGGGCTTCCTGTCGGTGAACGGCGCCCGGCTGGAGTACCTGCACTGGGCCGAGCTGCCCGGCAAGGCGCTGGTGCGCTTCGGCGACCACCAGCTGCTCGTCCGCCGGGAGCCCGGCGACGGCCTGGGCGCCTTCGAGGTGGAGTTCTGCGTCTCGCCCGCGCCCCCCTGCCAGGAGCTCGGCGGCGGGACGGGGTGCCCTGCAGGGCGCCCGTCGTGGACGGGGGCGGCCAGCTGCCGCCGAGCCCCTCGCTCCCCTCCCCGCAGACCCCCCTGGAGACGGACGAGGAGACGTACCTGTCCtgagggtccccccccccccgggaaaAAGGCCTCGCTCGGGGCTGTGGGGTGCCCCCCAGAGCGCCCAGGACTCTGGAACAGACTAGAACATTCCGTTCAGGCTCCTCCTGTTCCCCTACGCTCATCCCTCATCCCAGTGACCGTGCGTGAACTTAGGGGGCAGCCGGCAACGGGAAAGTGA
- the LOC135249893 gene encoding cornifelin homolog, translated as MAVHPTVVVAQPTMASSWPQTLKPNQWSSDVCDCCEDMGICCFGFWCPWCLSCKISSDFGECLCLPLLDGCCGGIVPPVTLTLRTAIRERYSIQGTVCNDCCVTTCCTWCVWCQMARELKRHRNPVVLTAAPLTAAPLVATAPYSPHPAQPLPPGLYPKLS; from the exons ATGGCCGTCCATCCTACAGTAGTTGTGGCCCAGCCAACAATGGCCTCCTCATGGCCTCAGACTCTGAAGCCTAATCAGTGGAGCAGTGACGTCTGTGACTGTTGTGAGGATATGGGCATAT GCTGTTTTGGCTTTTGGTGTCCCTGGTGCCTCTCATGCAAGATATCCAGTGACTTTGGAGagtgtctctgtctccccctgctggacggTTGCTGTGGGGGAATCGTGCCGCCTGTCACTCTGACCCTGAGGACCGCTATACGGGAGCGGTACAGCATCCAG GGCACGGTGTGTAATGACTGCTGCGTCACTACCTGCTGCACGTGGTGCGTTTGGTGCCAGATGGCCCGGGAGCTGAAGAGGCACCGGAACCCCGTCGTCCTGACAGCCGCCCCCCTGACGGCCGCGCCCCTGGTGGCGACTGCCCCGTATTCGCCACACCCAGCTCAGCCCCTGCCACCGGGGCTGTACCCAAAGCTGTCATAG